CCATAGCCCTCATACATATGAAAGCGGCCCTTCATCATCACGACTCGGCGGCCTTCGATCATACCAATCAATAGCTCACCCTCATGTCCTTCTACAGTAGACACCGGAAAGTGAGGAATCTCATCATATGGGATGCTTACTCCATCCGTAATAAGGTCTGCCAGCACACCTAGGCCTGAACCAAGGATCAATCCAATTTCCGGAGCCACTGGACATTTGTCTTTTATATAAATGGCTGCTTCTTGAATTTCTTTTTGAGTTAACGTGCTCATGGATGATCCTCCTTCATTGATGTTGTGGAGCAACCCACATCCCTTTATTGCAGTTTCGCTAAAAAGCTTGTCCCATACTGTGGCGCCTTCGCACCAAAGTTATCGGCAATGGTTGCTGCTACATCAGAGAAGGTCTCACGAATGCCCAAACTTTCCGGATGTTTAAACCGTGGGCTATAGATTAAGAGCGGCACATATTCACGGGTATGATCAGTTCCACTATGGATCGGATCATTGCCATGGTCTGCAGAAATGATCAACAGGTCATCTTCACCAAGCGTAGATAGAATTTCAGGCAGCGCCTGATCGAATACTTCCAGTGCACGGCCGTATCCCTCCGGATCACGACGGTGTCCATATAGGGAGTCAAAATCCACCAGATTGGTGAACAGGAAGCCGTTAAACGGTTGACGAAGCTGCTCAATAGTGACTTCGATTCCATGTTCATTACTCTTCGTTGGGTAAGAAGCCGTAACACCTTCACCTGTAAAAATATCGTTGATCTTACCAACCGCGATAACATCCTTGCCGATATCAGCAAGTGCGTTCATTACTGTTGGTTCTGGCGGCTTCACTGCATAGTCATGCCGATTTGGTGTTCGAACGAAATTCCCTGGTTCTCCAACATATGGACGAGCAATGACGCGACCAACCGAGAACTCTGGAGCCATCGTCAGCTCACGGGCTATTTTACAAGCGCTGTACAGCTCTTCGAGTGGAATGATATCTTCATGTGCAGCAAGCTGGAATACACTGTCCGCGGAGGTATAGACAATCCAAGCCCCCGTTTTCATTTGCTCTTCGCCGTATTCAACTAGAATCTCCGTACCGGAAGCAGGTTTATTACCGATCACCTTACGCCCAGTTGCCGCTTCGAACTTCTCAATCAATTCTGCTGGAAAGCCGTCAGGATACGTATTGAAGGGAACCTCAATCTTCAGCCCCATTAGCTCCCAGTGTCCGGTCATTGTATCCTTGCCTACAGATACTTCCTGCATTTTGCCGTAGTACCCTGTTGGTGAAGCTACAGGTTCAAGCGGCGGCAGCGGAGCAATATTAGCTAACCCGAGCTGCTGTAGATTAGGCAGCTTCAATCCAGGAACACGATCCAATATATGACCAAGCGTATGCGACCCAGCATCACCGAAATTTGCAGCATCTGGTGCTTCACCGATACCTACACTATCTAGAACAATAAAACCAATTCGTTTAAATGAGGACATTGTTGTCTTCACTCCTTTTTTTAATATAGTTTATTCTTTCGTACCAACAAGAAGAAACGGCTGTACCGTCTTCCAGAAGACATAAGCTTCCGAAACTAGCGATACAATGTACCGCATGTCAGGTATCCGTTTCTGCTAAAGGATAACCTGCGGAACATTCCCCAGTCTATCCTTTCAGTATGATTCCATCATAACTATCTTACTCACAAAAAGCACCTTTGAAGCAGAATTAGCGAGCCCTAGGATGGTGGCTCTCATATACTTCCTTCATATTCTTACGGGCAATACCGTTATAAATCTGAGTCGTCGAAATATCGGCATGGCCCAGCATTTGTTGTACGGAACGCAAATCTGCTCCGCCTTCCAGTAGATGGGCTGCGAAGGAATGCCTAAGGGTATGCGGTGTAATATCCTGTTCAATGTTTGCTTCCCGCGCGTATTTTTTTATGATTTTCCAAAAGCCTTGCCGGGTTAATCTCCCGCCTAGACTATTCAGGAACATGGCTGGTTCCTCCTGATGATCACGAAGCAGCTTGTCCCTCATAAGAGAAGTGTAAGCTGCTACACTCTCAGCAGCAATGGTTCCAATGGGAACCACTCGCTCCTTGCCAGAAGTTCCTGTACAGCGCGCAAATTTCATATCCGTATGCACATCGTCCACGTTAAGCGAGATTAATTCAGAGACCTTAATACCTGTTGCATAGAGCAATTCCAGCATAGCCTTATCTCGTACTCCTTGTGGTGTACTCACATCCGGCGCAGCCAGCAACTGCTCAATTTCCGAAATTGTAAGCACCATAGGAGGTTTCTTATCAGGCTTCATCGTCTCCATGTCCAGTGTTGGATCCTGCTCAATCAAACGTTCCTTCATCAAATAATGGAAAAAAGCACGGAGGGACACTGCGTTCCTGTTCAACGTCGCTGTTGCTCGTCCCGCTCCGCGTAATGAGCCTAGATATAACATCACATGAGATCTTCGGATCTCGTCAGGCTGCTGTGCCCCCCGCTCTTCAGCAAACTCTAGAAACTGCGATACATCCCTACCGTAAGATTCCAGTGTGTTCGGGGACAAGCCTTTATCTTCGGACAAATAATGTAAAAACGGCTGCAAGTGTGACTTCATTAATTCACGCTCCTGTCCTGGCGCAGCTACTCATAGTGACTTCCTGCAGCACATTCAGCATGAGGTTTCTGCAGATGTGTACAATTAGTATACGCTGCATGAATCCACATTAGCTTTCTTCGACATTCTTCTCGCTTATTCCTGCTTCCCGCGGAGCTTTCATTCTCCGTACCAGTAATAGAAACGCAAGCGTTGCCTTGTATCCAGACCATCATCACCACGATCGGCATGATCAAATGCCCGAACAGCGGTGCCTTCAGGAATTCCGTAATTCTCTATCGGACTGATCCATTCACCAAGCCAGCTCATAGCATAGTAGAGCAAATAGCTTAGAGCCACAAACATGATCATAAAATACAGCTTGCGCACTGTTCTGGGCACAGAAACGATCATATGGACGGCGCCTCCCTTTAACATACAATTAAGATCTGCTCGTCCTTCACCTTATGCACCAAAATGGACTGATATGTATGGCTCCAATAGACACATTTAAAAAGCTCCCTCCGGTAAAAAACCGGGGAGAGCTTATGATGTGAATTTTCATTATAAGATTACTTAGGACTGATTTCCGTTTGTATTATTCTTATCGCTACACCGATAGCATATCCCATGAAAATCAAGTCTATGATCAAGCACTGTGAAATTAAATTCTTTCTCCAGTCGCTCTTCAAGCGGACCTAGCCAATCTTCGCGAATCTCATCCATACTACCGCATTGCACACAAATTAAATGATGATGATGGTGCTTCGCAGTATCAGTTCGCAGATCATAACGGGCGACACCGTCACCGAAGTTAATCTTTTCTACGACATGAAGCTCGCTAAGCAGTTCCAGGGTACGATATACAGTCGCAAGACCGATCTCGGGAGCTTTCTCTTTCACGAGCATAAAAACGTCTTCTGCACTAAGATGATCTTCCTCATTCTCCAGCAGCACTCTTAAGGTCGCTTCCCGTTGGGGTGTAAGCTTGTATCCTTGGGATTGTAACTGTTGCTTAATCTTGTCTATCCGGGCTTCCATTGTCTCCCTCCCCCTTGGAAAATTACCTCACCGGTCTTCAAACCACTTCTTCCATTATAGGGGGTGTCGCTTTGAGAAGTCAAACGCTTTTACTGCAAGCCCAAGGTCGTCACCGCTTGTACAAGTGAGGGCGTAACCCAGCGCATCATGATCGGCGTGACATAGGTCTCAAAACTAGAAATGCCCAGAATCAACAGTGACATAACAAGTGACAATATAGTGTACATAGTAAAAGGTCGAGTCACTGGCGTCCTGCGTTGTCCTAACACTCGGCTACGAATCATCTGCAAGGAAAAGGCGATCGCTGCCGCGCTACTCACTAACAATACAGGGATAAGTACCAGATTGTGCGGAGCCACAGAAACTAGTGCGAACAGCATCCCGTGCCATGAATATTGACTTACTAGACAACCGACCGTAAACCCGATTAATACCCCTTTAAGAAAATCAAGAATCAAAATTCCCGGCAACCCAATGACTGACAATCCAAGGATCCAGATCAGCCCGATCCATTTCAGATTCAAGGCAGCTATACTCCAGTACGAATCAGGTGCTGCTGGTAGGCCCTGCTGATCAACTGTTACAAAGAAATTCCCTAGATAATCCCCCAGCTCCTGTTGCTGATCCATCGTAAGCGCACTAACGATAAGAGCCCCAAATACAACACCTACCAGAAATAATACGCCGACAAAAATATACAGAGGCGTCTGTTCCTTCATCATCAGCCTTAAATTACGCATTGGGACGTTCCCCTTTCCGGTTACATGTTACACCATATGAGAAAACGCCCCGCGTTATGACTTGTCCTTAGTGCAATGAATCTACTTTCTGGGTTGTACGACTTTACCGTACGTCCCCCCACCGCCTGCTGATAGTTCCAATATGCCTGAGCGAGCCTGGACAATCACAGACGCCAAATCTGCTCCTACTACGCTAGCAATTTCCGCTTCACCGCAACCATGTAAAATGTTCATCTCGGTGCCAAAAGCTTGCAGTAACGCGTTCATCTTGACCTTCCCAAGCCCTGGAATAAATTCAAGCGGAACCTGATAGTGATAGGGCGGACGGTTTGCAGGTACTATAGGTGTCTTGCGGTCAGCGATATCTAGGATCCGGTCGAATACGCCCCTCACCAATTTAAGACTGCCACAATACTGGCAGCGCTCCGAAGTGACGTAAGCTTCGTCAATAATACTGCCACAGCCTCCGCAGTAAGTTCGGTGGTATTTGCCAAGCCGGGGGTTAAGTCCGAAATTAGCAGTTACCTTCCGCCCTTCCTTTCGTTCAAGTGCGAGCCGCAGTTCGGCAAACGAAGGTCGTGCCAACTCCATTACATTATACTCGCGCCCTAGTTTGCCCAGAGAATGAGCATCTGAGTTCGTTAGAAACGTGAAGTCATCCAGCTCAGAGAGATAACCAGCCATTTCCGAATCTGCACTCAGCCCAAGCTCAACCGCAGCTATGCGATCCAGATCAAAGATGTCCGCCATCCGTTCAGCAGAACAGCCGTACAAGCCCTTGTGAGGCGTAAAAATATGTGCGGGGATTAGAATGCCCCCTCGGCCATAAATCTCATCCTGAAGCTCCCTAGCCGGTGCATAGAGGCGCTGGGAACTAAGGTTCACATTCCGCATATGGCGGCTCATCCAATTACTGAAGTCGGTCATGCGTTCCACGTCCGGCAAGAAGGCGAGTACGTGGCATTCTTTTCGCCCAGGTTCACGGATTTCAATCTCCGCTCCCATAATGATCGTGGTCCCCTGGTAAGCGATCCCTCCACCTTCGGCTAACGTCATCTCTCCAGATTCCAATGAACCTTGAATATCGCGCAGTACACCAGGCGAATGACTATCGATAATACCGATCATTTCCAGTCCCTTGCGCTCTGCGGCTTCTTTGGCGATTCCAGCAAAGGTGAGCTCGCGGCTGCCGCTAATTTTGACAGCTTGTCCTTCCGACGTTCGTCCAATATGAACATGCAAATCGCAATAGAAGTTCTTCAGTTCAGATGTTAATTCCATTGGCCTGTCAGCGTGTATAAATGCCAAGCGTACACCGCCATCATCGTCTTCGCGTCCGCGATGCGTCCGTCAGCTATATATTGATATGCTTCCTCCAAGGTAAGCTCCGAGACCTCTAAGAATTCATCCTCGTCAAGCGACATGTCCCCTGGCTCGGCATTATTAGTAACATACAAATGAATAATCTCATCGGCAAAACCGGGAGAAGTGTAGAACGATTTAAGTAACTTCAGATCTCCGCTATGAAAACCTGTCTCTTCCTGTAATTCACGACCAGCCGCAACTAATGGATCTTCACCTTTATCCAGCTTACCGGCTGGAATCTCCACCTCTGTGCGTTGCATAGGCTGACGGTATTGCTCCACAACAAGCATTTTATTGTTGTTCAGAGCAAGCACTGCTACGGCGCCTGGATGTTTCACAACTTCACGTGTAGCGGTATTACCATCGGGCAGTCTCACAGTGTCCACTTGCAAAGATATGATTTTCCCATCAAAAATAGGCTGTGTAGACAGCGTTACCTCGTCAAGCTCCGGTTTGCTGTGTAAATGTTGGTCTCCCATAAAATTTCTGGTCTCCTTTATCTCTGTTCTGCATACGGTGTATTATAGCAAACTTAAAGGGAAAGAAGGAATTTCAGATGAACGAAATCTTCAGCCGTACAAGCTCATCCGCAGTCACAATGGTAGGTAAACCGGAGGAAATCAAGGCCATCTTAACTAGGTGGATAGAGCAGTATGGGCGCGATATGCCTCTTACATACATTCTCTCCCTAAAGGATCAATCCAAGATCATCCCAACCAAAGCAGGGTAAATTCTTATTCATACATGCCCTTATAAATATAAGGAGCTGCTCCCAAGCTTTACAACTTGGAAGCAGCTCCTTAATTTAATTAAAAGAGCTTTAGGTTAACCCTTTACGCTCTCTTTTACAATATTTACTACAAGCTCAGCCACTTTAACAATGTCCTCAGCTTTAATCCGTTCCTTAGTGGTATGGATATGCTCGTAACCTACAGCAAGGTTAATGGTCGGAACATCTAGGCCATTGAACACGTTAGCGTCGCTTCCTCCACCAGAGTGGAACAGTCGCGGTGTAAGTCCCATAGAGGTAATAGCCCGCTGTGCAAGCTGTACCACTGGATCATGTTCATTAAAGCTGAACGCTGGATAAATAATTTCACTGCGGAATTCGCATTCTGCACCGTATTCCCGGACAGTTGTCTCCAGTGCTTCACGCATCGAAGCGATCTGATCGCCCACCTTCTCCTGCACAATACTACGTGCTTCTGCATCCAGTTGAACGTGATCACACACCACATTCGTAGGGCCGCCTCCAGCGAATTTACCGATATTCGCAGTAGTTTCATTATCGATTCGACCAAGCTTCATCGCAGCAATCGCTTTGCTGGCTACTTGAATCGCACTGATGCCGTCTTCTGGATTAACGCCTGCATGAGCAGATTTCCCGAAGATTTGCATCGTAATCTTAGCTTGCGTAGGAGCCGCAACTGCAATTGCTCCGACTTCACCATTGGAATCGAGCGCGAAACCGAAGTCTGCATCCAAGTTGCTCGGATCCATCGAACGTGCGCCTAGCAATCCAGATTCTTCACCCGCAGTAATTACGAATTGAATCTGACCATGCGGCAGCTTTTGCTCCTGAATCACTCGGATGGCTTCGAACAGTGCAGCGAGCCCTGCTTTGTCATCTGCTCCGAGAATCGTAGTGCCGTCACTTGTAATCCATCCATCTGCCCCGAGCGTAGGCTTGATATTTTGTCCAGGAACAACCGTATCCATGTGGCAAGTGAACAGTAGTTTTGGTGCAGCTCCACCATTCTCAGCTGGCCAGGTAATGAACAGATTACCTGCTCCATGTCCAGTTCTTTCCTGGGAGTCATCTTCGGTAACTTCTAATCCCAGAGCGTTAAATTTGCTCTTGAGCACATCGGCAATTTGCCGTTCATTTCTTGTTTCACTATCAACTTGGACAAGTTCCATAAATTCTTGAATCAATCTGTCTTGTGAAATCACTGGACTTCCCTCTCTTTCGTGAATACGTTACAATGGTTGTACAGAAAGACCATCTTTATGCTATTAACTTAAACTAAATCTAAAGGAGTTACTCATGCAACGTAATAAGTGGTTCAAAATCTTCATCTACGTCATGTTGTTCGCCATGATTGCCTCTACGCTCTTTATGGTTATCGAGCCTTTCCTTGCGGGTTAATATCTACACAAGGAACATTGATAATAGCGGCTAGGGATTCCCTTGCCGCTATTTGGCTTGCCTGTTTGTTCATTAATCAGCTTTAGCCATACTGTTGAAGGACTCATCCTGCTCTTCATATGGAAAGTGTCTTAGAAAATATGGTACCAATTCTTTGGCCACATCTTGAAGTTCAAAACGACGACCTGCACACTCTTCTAGGGAAGTTACTCCAAATTCAGTGATACCGCATGGAATAATTCCTTGAAATCCGTGTCCAGATATCCCTTCAGAAATGTTAAAAGCAAAACCATGGCTAGTAACAAATCCTCTTCGGAATTTGCTTTTGTTAAACTTGACGCCAATGGCACAGATCTTCTCGTCGCCAACCCATACCCCTGTGTACTCCGGCTTCCGTTCACCTACAATTCCGTAGGATGCCAAATAATCAATAATCACTGCTTCCAGACTGCGCAAGTACCCATGCAAATCTACTTTGCCTTCTTCACCGAGCATAAGAATCGGATAACCTACAAGCTGACCCGGTCCGTGATATGTAATATCTCCTCCCCGGTCGATTTCAAACAGCGCGATTCCTTTTTCTTTGAGCTGCTCTTCATCTAGAAGAAGATGTTCGGGATGATTCTGTGAACCAATCGTATAGGTAGGCGGATGCTGCAAAAGAATCAATCGTTCCGGTTGCTCACCAGCATCAATGGCGTGCACACTTTCCTTTTGCAGATCCCAAGCCTTTCCATACTCCATAATGGGGTCATATGAAATCTGCAGCTTACGAAAATCCGTGTTATTCATACCATCAGGTCCCCTTTTTCAAGTCTCATGCCTGCACAGTTTGGCTCGTCATTATTTAGTAGAGTTTAGTATCCGGTGTATATCCTTCAATATTATCCTTGACGCGTTGCAAGAAACGGCCACAAATCACTCCGTCCAGAATCCGATGATCCAGTGACAGACAAATATTAGCCATTGATCTTACACCTATCATATCGTTAATGACCACAGGCCTCTTCACAATAGATTCAAACGTTAGAATCGCTGCCTGTGGATAGTTGATAATTGGATAAGAAAGAATGGAGCCAAATGAACCTGTGTTATTCACCGTGAAGGTACCGCCTTGCATATCTTCTAGTCGAAGCTTCCCTTCACGTGTCTTAAGTGCCAATTCATCAATTTCACGTGCGAGACCAGCGACATTCTTCTGATCCGCTTTTTTGATGACAGGTGTCATTACAGAATCCTCTGTTCCTACGGCTAAAGAAATATTGATATCCCGTTTCACGATGATCTTGTCGACCGCCCATACAGAGTTCATGATTGGATAGTCTTTGATCGCACTCACGACAGCTTTCATCAAGAATGCGAGATAGGTCAAATTGATGCCTTCCTTGCGCTTGAACTCATCCTTATGTTTATTGCGAAGCGCAACCAGATTAGTCACGTCCACCTCGATCATTGTCCAAGCATGCGGAATCTCCGAGACACTTTGGCGCATTCTTGTAGCAATTGTATTCCGGATTGGTGTTACATCAATCAAGTATTCAGAACTGCTTCCTCGACCACCCTCTACTTCAATTGTAGGAATACGCGGAGATTCGCTCAGATGTAGACCAGAATGGCGAAGAGGCTCTTCCGCTTTCTTCACTTCTTCTTGAACGAACTGTGGAGCAGGCGGTTGTGACACAAATGAAGCAGGCTGACTAGCAGGAGTCGAAGCTGCGGATGTAGCTCCACCACTTTCGAGGAAGGTTAGCACATCTTTACGGGTAATCCGGCCCCCCATACCAGTACCAGGAACTAAAGTGAGGTCGATGTTATGCTCAGCCGCCAAAGTCTGTACGGCAGGAGAATAGCGAGCACGCATCGTATCACCAGCAGTTGAAGTCGCCTTTTGTCCTGCAACATCGTTAGAGGAAGTAGATGCATTTGTGCTAGTGTTAGTCACATTTGCAGCATCAGATACAGTCACAGGCACCGCAATACGACAAATGACTTCGCCGACATTGACAACCTGACCTTCTTCCGCCAATAGTTCACCCATAACTCCATCTACAGTTGAAGGCAATTCTGCATTTACTTTATCTGTAATAAGCTCGCATAATGGTTCATATTGTTCTACCGGGTCACCCGGTTTCTTCAGCCATTTGCCGATCGTCGCCGATACCAGCGATTCCGCCAGCTGCGGCATGATCACGTCAGTCAACTTTTGGTTGTCAGACATCTTTTCACTCCTTAAAAGTTTTACGAAGCTTCGCTTCTTAGAAATACTTCGCAGTAAAACTTGCATCGTAAGCAATGGCTTATGTTTTACGAAGCTTCGCGTCCACTCAACTATTTTAATATTGCGCCAGTCGAAGCATTTCCGCCTTCACTTTTTCTTTGCTTAGCATGAAGAACTTCTCCATTGGCGGGCTAATTGGCATCGCCGGAACATCAGGACCACAAAGACGGAAGATCGGTGCGTCGAGCTCGAACAGACAATGCTCAGCAATAATCGCCGCCACTTCGCCGCCAATCCCGCCTGTCTTATTGTCCTCGTGCACAATCAGTACCTTTCCTGTCTGACGAGCAGCAGCTATGATCGCTTCACGATCAAGAGGTTGCAAGGTGCGTAGATCCAGAATATGAGCTGTAATGCCTTCCTCGCGCTCCAATTCTTCTGCTGCCTGCATCGCAAAATGCAATGGCAGACTATAGCCAATAACCGTAATGTCCGTTCCCTGGCGCAGCAGATTGGCTTCGCCAATAGGAACCGTGTAATCGTCCTCTGGTACTTCTTCCTTAATCAGCTTGTAGCACTTCTTATTCTCGAAGAATAGAACCGGATCAGGATCACGTACGGCTGCTTTCAGTAGTCCTTTAGCATCGTAAGCAGAGTATGGTGCGACAATCTTCAATCCAGGTGTACCGAAGAAAATCGATTCCGGACACTGCGAATGATACAGACCGCCGAATACACCGCCTCCAATTGGAGCACGAATGACCACCGGACAATTCCAATCATTATTTGAACGATAGCGGATCTTAGCCGCTTCGCTAATAATTTGATTCGTTGCTGGAAGCATGAAATCAGAATACTGCATTTCCGCAATCGGCTTCATACCATACATGGCTGCACCGATCGCAACACCTGCTATAGCTGATTCCGCAAGCGGTGTATCCAGTACACGCTCTTCCCCAAATTGCTCCTGCAGACCTTTAGTTGTAGTAAATACTCCGCCTTTGAGACCAACGTCTTCTCCAAGCACGAACACGGATTCATCGCGTTCCATTTCTTCCTTCATCGCGAGCCGAATGGCATCGATATATTCCATTATAGCCATCTTTTATGCTCCTCCTTTGAGGTCGGAATCACTGTATACATGCAGCAGTGTATCTTCCGGTTTCGGGAACG
The window above is part of the Paenibacillus sp. FSL K6-0276 genome. Proteins encoded here:
- the deoB gene encoding phosphopentomutase, translated to MSSFKRIGFIVLDSVGIGEAPDAANFGDAGSHTLGHILDRVPGLKLPNLQQLGLANIAPLPPLEPVASPTGYYGKMQEVSVGKDTMTGHWELMGLKIEVPFNTYPDGFPAELIEKFEAATGRKVIGNKPASGTEILVEYGEEQMKTGAWIVYTSADSVFQLAAHEDIIPLEELYSACKIARELTMAPEFSVGRVIARPYVGEPGNFVRTPNRHDYAVKPPEPTVMNALADIGKDVIAVGKINDIFTGEGVTASYPTKSNEHGIEVTIEQLRQPFNGFLFTNLVDFDSLYGHRRDPEGYGRALEVFDQALPEILSTLGEDDLLIISADHGNDPIHSGTDHTREYVPLLIYSPRFKHPESLGIRETFSDVAATIADNFGAKAPQYGTSFLAKLQ
- the xerD gene encoding site-specific tyrosine recombinase XerD, with the translated sequence MKSHLQPFLHYLSEDKGLSPNTLESYGRDVSQFLEFAEERGAQQPDEIRRSHVMLYLGSLRGAGRATATLNRNAVSLRAFFHYLMKERLIEQDPTLDMETMKPDKKPPMVLTISEIEQLLAAPDVSTPQGVRDKAMLELLYATGIKVSELISLNVDDVHTDMKFARCTGTSGKERVVPIGTIAAESVAAYTSLMRDKLLRDHQEEPAMFLNSLGGRLTRQGFWKIIKKYAREANIEQDITPHTLRHSFAAHLLEGGADLRSVQQMLGHADISTTQIYNGIARKNMKEVYESHHPRAR
- a CDS encoding DUF4227 family protein; the protein is MIVSVPRTVRKLYFMIMFVALSYLLYYAMSWLGEWISPIENYGIPEGTAVRAFDHADRGDDGLDTRQRLRFYYWYGE
- a CDS encoding Fur family transcriptional regulator, which encodes MEARIDKIKQQLQSQGYKLTPQREATLRVLLENEEDHLSAEDVFMLVKEKAPEIGLATVYRTLELLSELHVVEKINFGDGVARYDLRTDTAKHHHHHLICVQCGSMDEIREDWLGPLEERLEKEFNFTVLDHRLDFHGICYRCSDKNNTNGNQS
- the spoIIM gene encoding stage II sporulation protein M, which produces MRNLRLMMKEQTPLYIFVGVLFLVGVVFGALIVSALTMDQQQELGDYLGNFFVTVDQQGLPAAPDSYWSIAALNLKWIGLIWILGLSVIGLPGILILDFLKGVLIGFTVGCLVSQYSWHGMLFALVSVAPHNLVLIPVLLVSSAAAIAFSLQMIRSRVLGQRRTPVTRPFTMYTILSLVMSLLILGISSFETYVTPIMMRWVTPSLVQAVTTLGLQ
- a CDS encoding endonuclease Q family protein, coding for MELTSELKNFYCDLHVHIGRTSEGQAVKISGSRELTFAGIAKEAAERKGLEMIGIIDSHSPGVLRDIQGSLESGEMTLAEGGGIAYQGTTIIMGAEIEIREPGRKECHVLAFLPDVERMTDFSNWMSRHMRNVNLSSQRLYAPARELQDEIYGRGGILIPAHIFTPHKGLYGCSAERMADIFDLDRIAAVELGLSADSEMAGYLSELDDFTFLTNSDAHSLGKLGREYNVMELARPSFAELRLALERKEGRKVTANFGLNPRLGKYHRTYCGGCGSIIDEAYVTSERCQYCGSLKLVRGVFDRILDIADRKTPIVPANRPPYHYQVPLEFIPGLGKVKMNALLQAFGTEMNILHGCGEAEIASVVGADLASVIVQARSGILELSAGGGGTYGKVVQPRK
- a CDS encoding NUDIX hydrolase, with protein sequence MGDQHLHSKPELDEVTLSTQPIFDGKIISLQVDTVRLPDGNTATREVVKHPGAVAVLALNNNKMLVVEQYRQPMQRTEVEIPAGKLDKGEDPLVAAGRELQEETGFHSGDLKLLKSFYTSPGFADEIIHLYVTNNAEPGDMSLDEDEFLEVSELTLEEAYQYIADGRIADAKTMMAVYAWHLYTLTGQWN
- a CDS encoding tripeptidase T; translated protein: MISQDRLIQEFMELVQVDSETRNERQIADVLKSKFNALGLEVTEDDSQERTGHGAGNLFITWPAENGGAAPKLLFTCHMDTVVPGQNIKPTLGADGWITSDGTTILGADDKAGLAALFEAIRVIQEQKLPHGQIQFVITAGEESGLLGARSMDPSNLDADFGFALDSNGEVGAIAVAAPTQAKITMQIFGKSAHAGVNPEDGISAIQVASKAIAAMKLGRIDNETTANIGKFAGGGPTNVVCDHVQLDAEARSIVQEKVGDQIASMREALETTVREYGAECEFRSEIIYPAFSFNEHDPVVQLAQRAITSMGLTPRLFHSGGGSDANVFNGLDVPTINLAVGYEHIHTTKERIKAEDIVKVAELVVNIVKESVKG
- the prli42 gene encoding stressosome-associated protein Prli42, which translates into the protein MQRNKWFKIFIYVMLFAMIASTLFMVIEPFLAG
- the lipB gene encoding lipoyl(octanoyl) transferase LipB; this encodes MNNTDFRKLQISYDPIMEYGKAWDLQKESVHAIDAGEQPERLILLQHPPTYTIGSQNHPEHLLLDEEQLKEKGIALFEIDRGGDITYHGPGQLVGYPILMLGEEGKVDLHGYLRSLEAVIIDYLASYGIVGERKPEYTGVWVGDEKICAIGVKFNKSKFRRGFVTSHGFAFNISEGISGHGFQGIIPCGITEFGVTSLEECAGRRFELQDVAKELVPYFLRHFPYEEQDESFNSMAKAD
- a CDS encoding dihydrolipoamide acetyltransferase family protein; translated protein: MSDNQKLTDVIMPQLAESLVSATIGKWLKKPGDPVEQYEPLCELITDKVNAELPSTVDGVMGELLAEEGQVVNVGEVICRIAVPVTVSDAANVTNTSTNASTSSNDVAGQKATSTAGDTMRARYSPAVQTLAAEHNIDLTLVPGTGMGGRITRKDVLTFLESGGATSAASTPASQPASFVSQPPAPQFVQEEVKKAEEPLRHSGLHLSESPRIPTIEVEGGRGSSSEYLIDVTPIRNTIATRMRQSVSEIPHAWTMIEVDVTNLVALRNKHKDEFKRKEGINLTYLAFLMKAVVSAIKDYPIMNSVWAVDKIIVKRDINISLAVGTEDSVMTPVIKKADQKNVAGLAREIDELALKTREGKLRLEDMQGGTFTVNNTGSFGSILSYPIINYPQAAILTFESIVKRPVVINDMIGVRSMANICLSLDHRILDGVICGRFLQRVKDNIEGYTPDTKLY
- a CDS encoding alpha-ketoacid dehydrogenase subunit beta → MAIMEYIDAIRLAMKEEMERDESVFVLGEDVGLKGGVFTTTKGLQEQFGEERVLDTPLAESAIAGVAIGAAMYGMKPIAEMQYSDFMLPATNQIISEAAKIRYRSNNDWNCPVVIRAPIGGGVFGGLYHSQCPESIFFGTPGLKIVAPYSAYDAKGLLKAAVRDPDPVLFFENKKCYKLIKEEVPEDDYTVPIGEANLLRQGTDITVIGYSLPLHFAMQAAEELEREEGITAHILDLRTLQPLDREAIIAAARQTGKVLIVHEDNKTGGIGGEVAAIIAEHCLFELDAPIFRLCGPDVPAMPISPPMEKFFMLSKEKVKAEMLRLAQY